In Dasypus novemcinctus isolate mDasNov1 chromosome 23, mDasNov1.1.hap2, whole genome shotgun sequence, the following proteins share a genomic window:
- the LITAF gene encoding lipopolysaccharide-induced tumor necrosis factor-alpha factor — MSAPGPYQAAAGPSSVPTAPPSYEETVAVNSYFPTPPAPAPAPGPTTGLVSGPDGKGVHPPAYYTQPVPVPNANAIAVQTVYVQQPVSFFDRPVQMCCPSCSKMIVTRLSYTAGALTWLSCGSLCLLGCAAGCCFIPFCVDALQDVDHYCPNCQALLGTYKRL; from the exons ATGTCGGCTCCGGGACCCTACCAGGCGGCCGCCGGGCCTTCCTCCGTGCCAACCGCGCCGCCGTCCTACGAAGAGACGGTGGCGGTGAACAGCTACTTTCCCacgccgcccgcgcccgcgcccgcgccgggCCCGACCACGGGGCTGGTGTCAGGCCCCGATGGGAAAGGCGTGCACCCCCCCGCGTACTACACCCAGCCGGTGCCCGTCCCCAACGCCAACGCCA TTGCCGTGCAGACCGTGTATGTCCAGCAGCCCGTCTCCTTCTTCGACCGCCCGGTCCAGATGTGCTGTCCCTCCTGCAGCAAGATGATCGTGACCCGGCTCTCCTACACCGCCGGCGCCCTCACCTGGCTGTCCTGCGGGAGCCTGTGCCTCCTGGG GTGCGCAGCGGGCTGCTGCTTCATCCCCTTCTGCGTGGACGCCCTGCAGGACGTGGACCACTACTGTCCCAACTGCCAGGCTCTCCTGGGCACCTATAAGCGTTTGTAG